One Pararge aegeria chromosome 4, ilParAegt1.1, whole genome shotgun sequence DNA segment encodes these proteins:
- the LOC120623482 gene encoding ommochrome-binding protein-like — MQILLLLASAVFIKAAVIEKNKEEIKCDGIIIGDVYHDIEILKTDIDRPYLLAVDYSTNTVYFSYSLNKDDDIFKTAYVNLNTKEFAELQGINNGFAQTVDQKSHEIYIGGSSGIYKYNHKTKTGKHIGAKGNDIWNIYFKDILYYSTFPDQFLYTLINGESSRFKELEDTKVDQFVIDNEDIMFFTNATGLFGQKKGSQDAIKYKESSEGIRGLTTDINGNVYICTADGIFKIEKATVSLDKVLDIDDAFGLAFDNENNIVYSDATKLVRLKPNKYKTCEIENQS, encoded by the coding sequence ATGCAAATCCTTTTATTGCTAGCAAGTGCAGTATTCATAAAGGCTGctgttatagaaaaaaataaagaagaaataaaatgtgACGGAATCATAATAGGTGATGTTTATCATGATATTGAAATACTTAAGACTGATATAGACAGACCTTACTTATTAGCAGTAGACTATAGTACCAATACAGTATATTTCAGCTATAGTCTTAATAAAGATgacgatatttttaaaactgcttATGTGAATTTGAATACAAAAGAATTTGCTGAGTTACAAGGCATCAATAATGGCTTCGCGCAAACTGTTGATCAGAAGAGCCATGAAATATATATTGGCGGAAGTAGTggaatatacaaatataatcacaaaacaaaaacagGGAAACACATTGGAGCGAAAGGTAATGATATTTGGAATATTTACTTCAAAGATATACTTTATTATTCAACATTTCCCGATCAATTTCTTTATACattaataaatggagaatcaagCCGCTTTAAAGAACTAGAAGATACTAAAGTAGATCAGTTTGTGATTGATAACGAAgatataatgttttttacaaATGCAACTGGTTTGTTCGGTCAGAAGAAGGGTTCACAAGATGCTATTAAATACAAAGAATCAAGTGAAGGAATAAGAGGACTAACAACTGATATTAATGGAAATGTGTATATCTGTACAGCTGATGGTATATTCAAAATCGAAAAAGCCACAGTATCCTTAGACAAAGTTCTGGATATTGATGATGCATTTGGGTTGGCTTTCGATAACGAGAACAATATCGTTTATTCTGACGCTACTAAGCTGGTTAGACTTAAACCGAATAAGTATAAGACTTGCGAAATCGAGAACCAGAGTTAA